The following nucleotide sequence is from Paracrocinitomix mangrovi.
CGGGATCAAACATACTTCCTGTCACTCCGGTTCCTGACCAGCTCCCTCCCGTCGTTCCGGTTATAAAAGTATTTAAATCAATAGGTGCTCCTGAGTTACATAATCCTGTTGGAATTGTCCAACTTGCATCAGCTTGGGCTCCAACAGTAATTGTTTGTGTTGAAGTAGCATTACAAGGAGCAGTTCCGGCTGAATAAGTAACCGATTGTGTTCCAGCTGCAGGATCAAACATATTTCCAGAAACCCCTGTTCCAGACCAAGTTCCTCCAGCAGTTCCAGTAACTAAGGTGCTTAAATCAACCAAAGCAGAACTGGTGCATAAACCTGTAGGTGGTGTCCAAGAAGCATTACCAAATGTACCAACAGTAATTGTTTGAGTTACTACATCATCACATGGAGCTGTACCAACAGAATAAGTAATACTTTGAGTTCCAACTGCCGGATCAAACATGGTGCCTGAAACTCCGGTACCTGACCAAGTTCCACCAGCATCACCAGTAATAAATGTATTTAAGTTGATAGGAGCATCATTGTCACATAAGTTAGTAGGAATTGTCCATGATCCATTAGAACCAGCTGTAACGGTAATTGTTTGTGTAGACACAACTTCATTACAAGAGCCAGGGTTAACCGTATAAGTAACACTTTGGGTTCCAACACCTGGATTGAACGTACTACCAGAAACACCTGTTCCTGACCAAACTCCTCCTGCTGTTCCGGTTACAAGTGCATCCAAATTTATTGGTGCCTGTGACGAACAAAGAGGAGAAGGGTTAGTCCAAGTTGCAGAGCCACCTGGAGTTGAAATAGTAAAACCATCTAAGGCCACATAAAAAGCAGCAGGAGAACTCCATACACTGGCGGAAACATTGGGCGCTACACATTGTAATGTCATTGTTCCAGCCGTAGCGGTAAATGTCATGGTATAAAGCGTCCAGGTATTCGCAGCTTGTGGAATTACAAAAGATTGTGAAGTTCCTCCAATAGTAATCGTTGGTTGCGCTGGACCACCATTAAAAATCGAAGTTCCGGAACCGAAACAAGCTCCATAAAAGCATAAAGTATATGTGGTTCCGGCTGTTAAACCAGTTATTGTAGTTTGTGCACACTCATCTAAAGAGGCCATTCCAAGCCACGTACCACCATCAGGAGATGGAGAAGGTGCTACATTACTATTACCTGAATAAGAAGGAAACCCGACATCACAAAGATCCGGAGAGAAACCACAACCCGACCAACCTGCGGCATTACCACCATTAATTCCACTATTTGCTGCTGGCGCTCCTGTAACTGAACCATTTGTAACAGTTTGGGCAATAGAAGCGAACATTGAAATTAATGATAATCCAAGTAGGGCAATTTTTTTCAATTTCATGAATGAATCTTTTTAGGGTCCAGAGTACTACTGCAAATTACAAAAAGTTAATGAAACTACAAACAGTCAATACTTATACATTATACCATATATCTCCAACTACAATTACGAAATTGAAACTAAAAAAGTTAGGACAAAAAAAATGCCTCTCAAAACTGAGAGGCATTTTATAAGATAGAATGTTTTTACTATTTCACTACGTTTGTGAAAGATGCATTTTCAAAGAATTTAATAAATTCTCTGTCTTGTGCAGCTTTAGCTTTCATGCTAGAATCTTTCGCAAAGCAGCTCTTAAGGTTATTTACAACCATATCAAGATTATCTTGACGTGCTCCAATGATAGCTTTTAAGTAGTATCCCATTGCTGATTCAGCATCTGCAGAAGCATCAACAGTTTCTAATGCAGCACTGTAATCTTTGTTTAACACTTGAGCCAACGCTTTGTTGAAAGTTTTGTTGTCTCCCATGTTTCCGATTGCTTCAGCATAATCTCCATTTTGGATATCGATAATACCTAAGTTGTATTTTACTTCTGATCCAGCAGAAACAGCTGAGTTATATAATTCAGAAGCTTTGTCTCTATCACCATTTTGTCTTGCAACGATTCCTAAGTTGTTTAAAGTAACAGGATTCTCATTGATTCCGTTAGCTTTTTCCCAGTTAGATTTAGCGTTGTTAAGATCATTTTGCATGTAGTAAACATACCCTACGTTGTTTGGTCCTCTCCAATCTTCTGGATAGTATTGAACAACCAAGTTGTAAACTCTCATTTTTTCTGATAAATCTTCATAAAGAGTAGCTGTAAACAACAATTCTTCAACAGTTAAAGTATCAGGTTTAGTTTTAGAAAGTTCTTTCAACTCTTCATCTGACCAACCAATTTTATCCCAAGTTACGATCATTTGACATCTTCTCAATGGAGGTAAAATGTCTTTTTCTAACTTACGGTAAGTTTGAGCCATTTTCTTGATCTCAGCTTCTCTTTGTGCAGGATCACTGTACATTTGAAGAACTCTTAAGATCAATTCTTTATCTTCTAAGTCAGACTCATTAACAGCTTTTTTGAATCCTTCCCAATCTTCACCTTTAGGGTTTTCTTTGTAGAAGCTTTCTCCAGCCGTATTTTCAAATTTTGCTTTTTCAACTAATTTAACTGTAGCAGCATTACCAGATTTAGCTCTGTCTTCTGCTAAAGTTGCATTTTTGTCGATTTCACCTTCTGGTGAAGCATAAGCAGTAAAAGTGATGTATTTAGGTGATTTCTTAGGATTCACCTGTGCATCTTCAAACCAAGTAACGAATTCTTTGATATCGTTTTCTTTTAATTCTGAAGATCTTACATCATGCTTACCTTTAAGGTAATTGATTTGAGCTTGGTAAGTTTCCTCTGTAGTTCTTACAAAGTTATCTACTCCAACCAAAGCTTTATCATCAGGTTGTACTAACAAAGGAGTAACAATTGTACCATCAGCAATTTTCTCTGATTCGATATCGATTTCCTTTTTACCTTTTTTAGCGACACCACCGATTGTTAAATCAGCATGCTCCATGTCACCTGTATATGGAACAACATCAGTATAGTTAACAGTTCCTCCTGCTTTCAAAGGAATTGTTTGACCATTACCTGTTGCTTTTTCTCCTTGAATATAAATTGTCTTAAATGCTGTATTTCCTAGTTTAGGAGTAATTTCAGCAGTAGCTTTTTTGTTCAATCCTTTTTCAGGAATCTTCACTGCGATACTTACTTCTACACTATCTCCGTGCATTTCAACCGGATTTGGTGTAACCGTGTAATCTAAATCACCGATTAACTTACAACCAGTTAGCGCCACAGCCGAAACTGCAATCGCCGCTAAACTCTTATAATTTTGCTTTTTCATTCTATCTGTTTTATAAACCTATAATTTTAAATAACCTAAAACAGTGCAATAATAAGTATTTTTTTTGAGCATCTGAAAATAGGACAAAGATTTTCGGTTTTTTCGAAATTCTAAACGTTTAATTAGTCTCAACTTTACACACGGATAAATCATCTTTCAACTCACTAACTAACTCCTTTACACCTTTGCCAATAACCGGATGTTTCCAAAGTGGATCAATCTCCAATAGAGGCAATAAAACAAAACCTCTTTCGTGCATTCTAGGATGCGGAATATCAAGAGATTGAGTTGTTTTGACCACCCCCTTAACGTCCACAATATCCAAATCTAATGGACGCGATTCATATCCATTTTTACCAGATCTTATTCTTCCAAAAACTCTTTCAATTTCAAGTAGTTTTTCAAGTATTTTTTCGGGACTTGTAGTGGATTTAATTTTTATCACTGAATTAATAAAATTTTGTTCTGCATCAAATCCCCATGGTTCTGTTTCATAAAATGAAGATTTAAGAACAATTTCACCTACTCTTTCATTGATTAAATCATAGGCTTGTTCCATTATTTTAATTGAATCTCCTTGATTTGATCCAACACTTATATATACTTCTAATTCATTCACAGCCGCTGAAAGTAATGAAATTGCTATTTTTGCAGCCACATAACGAACAAAAAATGAAAAAGATCTTATTGGTCGAAGACGAGGAAAGTTTAATTAACGTACTAGAACTCAATCTTGAGCTAGAGAATTACAAAGTTGTAATTGCTAGAGACGGTGAAGAAGCTTTGTCTTTATTTAATGACTCAATAGACTTGGTAATTTTAGATGTTATGCTTCCAAAACTGAATGGATTTGATGTTTGTAGTAAAATTAGAGAAAGCAGTTTAGTGCCAATAATCATCACTTCAGCAAAAGGCACTTCTACCGATAGAATTACAGGTTTGAAACTTGGTGCTGATGATTATCTGGTTAAACCATTTAATCTGGAAGAATTATTGCTTAGAATGGGCAAACTGTTAGATCGACCGGTAGCCAACAATGAGATTGATAATTTCACTTTTGGTGACAACCAAATCAATTTCAAAACCTATGAAATTGTTGGACAAAACGGATCTGCAATCATCTCTAAGAGAGAAATGGAGCTTCTTAAACTATTAATAGACCGAAAAAACGAGGTTGTTTCAAGGGATGAAATATTAGATCACGTTTGGGGCGAAGACAACTTTCCTACTAGCAGAACTATTGATAATTACATTTTGAATTTCAGAAAATATTTCGAAAAAGACCAGCGCAATCCTCAGTATTTCAAAAGTTTAAGAGGAGTAGGATACAAATTTGTATCAAAATAAATATTTCACAGCCAACCCTGTCTTAAAAGTTTTCGTCTTTGATTACAGAAAGCGGTTTTTAATTGCTTCTGGTTTTAATTTCCTTGCACGGTAACCTGAAAAGAGAATGCTACCACGACTATCAAGTAAACTCTTTTCAGGTTTTTTTTATTCCAAATAATTTAGCGCATAAAAAAAGGGACCTAAAAGATCCCTAATATTTTATATTGATGAAAGCAATTAAACTTTCATGATGTCTGACTCTTTTTTGTCAATAAGCTCATCCACTTTTTTGACACTGCTATCAGTAAGTGTTTGAATTTCATCTTCGATATCTTTTACTCTATCTTCTGATAGGCCGTCATCTTTAAGCTTCTTAGCATAATCATTCGCTTCCTTACGATTATTTCTAATACTCACTTTGGCATTTTCACCTTCAGCTCTGGCTTTTTTAACCAATTCTTTTCTTCTATCTTCAGTTAAAGCCGGCACATTAATAATGATCATTTCCCCATTGTTTTGAGGATTCAATCCTAAGTTGGCATTAATGATTCCGGTACTAATTTCATCCAACATTGATTTATCCCAAGGTTGAACTGTAATAGTTCTTGCATCCAATGTATTGACATTAGCCACCTGATTAATAGGAGTCATAGCTCCGTAAGCTTCAACTTGAACACTATCCAACATTGAAGGTGTTGCCCTTCCGGCTCTAATTTTTTCTAGCTCAATAGCTAAGTGCTCTAAAGATTTTTTATTTCCAGCTTTTGCTTCATCCAGAAGCATTTGAATTTCTTCTTCCATTACAATTAAATAAGACGATTAACGAATTAGATAAATTTCGAAAATAAGTAGATTACTTTTTTTCGTTAAGGATAAAGTTAACAGAATAAATTATTCTTAGACAGTAACGAGGGTACCAATTTTTTCACCCATCACTACTTTTTTAAGATTTCCTTTTTTGTTCATATCAAAAACAATAACCGGAACATTGTTTTCTCTACATAGAGTAAAGGCTGTTAAATCCATGACATTCAATCCCTGGCTATATGCATCCTCAAAAGTTAAATTTTCAAACTTTGTTGCATTTGGATTTTTTTCAGGATCATCAGAGTAGATACCATCCACTCTTGTTCCTTTTAAAATAACATCTGCTTCTACTTCTATTGCTCTTAAAGCTGCTGCAGAATCAGTAGTAAAGTATGGGCTTCCTGTTCCGGCTCCAAAAATCACTACTCTTCTTTTTTCAAGATGTCTTACCGCCCTTCTTTTGATAAAAGGTTCAGCAATTTCTTTCATTTCAATAGCAGATTGCAATCGCGTATATATCCCTTCTTTTTCTAAGGCAGCTTGCAAAGCCATACTATTGATCATGGTTGCCAACATTCCCATGTAATCTCCTTGAGTTCTATCCATTCCACCTTCTGCGGCTTGTACACCTCTAAAAATATTACCACCACCAATAACAATGGCGATTTCTATTTTCTCATCATACAATTCTTTAATGTCTTTTGCATACTCGGCAAGTCTGTCATTATCTATTCCAAACTGCTTCTGTCCCATCAATGCCTCTCCGCTCAATTTTAGTAAAACTCTCTTATACATATTAATAAGGCAAAAAAAATCCTGACGCTAAGGTCAGGATTTTATTAAAAATGAATTATTTTAAAGCTACTCGCTTAAATTCTGTAACAGTTAAGCCATTCTCAGATTGATTGAGGAATTGCTCAACAGACATTTTGTTGTCTTTAATGAAATCTTGGCTCAACAATGTATTTTCTTTGAAGAATTTGTTCAATCTTCCCATTGCGATTTTTTCAGCCATTTCAGCAGGTTTTCCTTCTTGGATAGCCAATTCTTTACCTACTTCGATTTCTCTATCGATAGTTTCTTGATCGATACCATCTTTATTCAAAGCCAAAGGAGCCATAGCAGCTACTTGCATAGCAACTTGTCTTCCTGCATCTTCTGCAACATCACCAGCTTTATTTAAACCAACGATTGAAGCAATTTGATTTCCAGGGTGATTGTAAGCAACCACTGCCTCAGCTTTAACTCTATCAAAGTTTGAAATTTCTAATTTCTCCCCGATAACTCCAATTTGTTCTGTAATCTTTTCACCAACTGTCAATTTATCATCAAACTTCTCGTTTAACAAATCATCTGCAGTTTGAGCTGAAGAATTTGCAGCACAATTAACTAAGCTATCAACCAACGCATAGAAATCTTCATTCTTTGCTACGAAGTCAGTTTCACAGCTCAAAGAAAGGATAACTCCTTCTCCGTTAGTAACTTTAGCGATAACTAAACCTTCTTTAGTTTCGTTCTCTCCTCTTTTTGCTGCAACTTTTTGTCCTTTTTTTCTTAGGATATCGATAGCTGCTTGCTCATCTCCGTTAGCTTCAACTAATGCCTTCTTGCAATCCATCATTCCGGCACCAGTTTTTTGTCTTAAAGCGTTTACTTGTGAAGCTGTAATTTTCATTGCTGTTTCCACTCGTTTAAATTTTAAAATATTATTAAGCGTTATCTGACTCAGCAGCTTCTGCAGTTTTAGCAGACTCTTCTTTTTCAGATTTTACTTTATCTTTTGAATTCTTTCTTTCTTCTAATCCTTCTTGAATAGCTTCAGTAACTTTATCCAAGATTTTTGCAATTGATTTTGTAGCATCATCATTTGCAGGGATAACGAAATCGATACTTCTAGGATCAGAATTTGTATCAACCATTGCAAATGTAGGGATACCTAATTTTTTCGCTTCCGCAACTGCGATATGCTCTTTCAATACATCAATTACGAAAACTGCAGCAGGAATTCTAGTCATTTCAGCGATTGAACCGTAGTTTTTGTCCAATTTTGCTCTTGTTCTTGACATTTGCAAACGCTCTCTTTTAGATAAAGTACTCATTGTACCATCTTCTTCCATCTTATCGATAGAGTGCATTTTTCTAATCGCTTTTCTGATAGTACCAAAGTTAGTCAACATACCACCTGACCATCTTTCAGTAATATAAGGCATTCTTGTAGGTTTTACTCTTTCTTCAAGAATATCTTTTGCTTGTTTTTTAGTAGCTACGAAAAGGATTTTCTTTCCTGATTTAGCGATTTGTTTCATTGCAGCACAAGCTTGATCTAATTGTGCAGCAGTTTTGTTCAAATCTATAATGTGAATTCCTTTTTTCTCTGTAAAGATATACGGAGCCATATAAGGATTCCATTTTCTTTTAAGGTGTCCAAAGTGTACACCTGCTTCTAATAATTCTTCAAATGTTGCTCTCGCCATTTTTTTAAATTTTTAACATCACATGCTCTTCGTATCAATTGAGCTTTTGTGAATTGTTTACTTTCTTTTTTACTTCTCCGTCCTATCTCAGACTTTTCAAGCAATCGATAAGTAGTTCAAATGAAATCTCACCGATTTAGATACTAAACGCGCGCCTCTCGAAAAATCGAGAGACATAGGTTGTAGAAAATTAACGTTTCGAGAATTGGAATTTCTTTCTCGCTTTCTTTTGTCCAGGTTTCTTTCTTTCAACCATTCTAGGATCTCTAGTCATTAACCCTTCAGCTTTCAAAGCTGGTTTGAAATCAGGATTAGCTTCAACTAAAGCTCTTGAGATTCCTAATCTAATTGCTTCAGCTTGACCATTAACACCTCCACCTGCAACATTGATCTTTACGTCATATTGACCTAAAGTTTCAGTTACATTAAATGGTTGATTCACTTTCTCCAACAATACAGCAGTCGCAAAATAATCTTTTACGTCTCTTTTATTGACGGTGATATTCCCCTTCCCTTTAGAAAGATAGACTCTCGCTACAGAAGATTTTCTTCTACCCAATGTGTTGATTACACTCATCTATAATTTATTTAATTGAATCCAAATTAACTGTCTCAGGCTTTTGTGCTTCCTGTCCATGTTCTGTTCCAACATAAACTTTCAAGTTTCTGTACAAAGCACTACCTAATTTATTTTTTGGAAGCATCCCTTTAACAGCTTTTTCAATTAATCTCTCAGGATATTTAGCTTGAATTTCTTTAGCTGTCAATACTCTTTGTCCTCCCGGATATCCAGTGTGACGGATGTATTCTTTTACTTCCAATTTGTTTCCACTTAGCTCAACTTTTTCAGCATTGATAACAATTACATTGTCACCACAATCAGCATGCGGAGTGAAGTTAGGCTTGTGTTTACCTCTAATAAGGAACGCCACTTTACTCGCTAGCCTTCCCAACTTTTGTCCTTCAGCATCAACGATCAACCACTTTTTGTCGGCTGTTTCTTTATTCGCTGAAACCGTCTTATAACTTAGTGTATCCACGATTTTTAATCTTTAAATTTGTATACAGTTCCCCCAAATTGGGGCTGCAAATGTACAAGTATTATATTTATTAACAAAGTCTAGGGTAAAAAATCTTACAAATTAATTTTTGCACCGCTAATTCTAAAAGTGTTTATTAATTTTGCAATCTCAAATTTATACGGATGAGCGACCCGATCAAACACGAGTGTGGAATCGCACTTTTAAGACTCAAAAAACCTCTACAATTTTATCTGGAGAAATACGGAACAGCATTTTATGGCCTAAATAAAATGTATCTCCTAATGGAGAAACAGCACAACAGAGGTCAAGATGGTGCAGGATTAGCCAACATCAAATTTGACGTTGAACCTGGACAAAGATATATTTCAAGATACAGATCAATTGATCAGCAACCTATACAAGACATCTTTAAACATGTCAATAAAAGGTTCAATGAAATTGAGGATGAGGATCCAAAACTTTTAAAAGACATCAATTATTTAAAATTGAATGCCGGATTTACTGGTGAACTATTTCTTGGACATTTGAGATATGGGACTTTTGGAAGAAACAGCATTGAATCATGCCATCCTTTTTTAAGACAAAATAACTGGAAAACAAGAAACCTAATTGTTGCGGGAAATTTCAATCTTACAAATAATGACGAGTTATTTGAGGTACTGCTAAAATTAGGACAGCATCCAAAAGAAAAAGCGGATACTGTTACCGTATTAGAGAAAATTGGTCATTTCCTGGATGAAGAAAACAGTGAACTTTACAATCAATATAAACCTGAAGGATATTCTAATAGAGATGTCTATAATTTAATCGCTCAAAACTTAGACATTCAAAAAATCCTCAAAAGGTCATCTGAAGTATGGGATGGCGGTTATGCGATTTGCGGATTATTAGGACATGGAGATGCATTTGTATTGAGAGATCCAAATGGAATTAGACCCACTTTTTACTATGAAGATGATGAGATCGTAGTTGTAACTTCTGAACGTCCGGCGATTCAAACAGCCTTTAATGTTGCAATTGAAGATGTTAAAGAACTTACTCCCGGACATGCCATTATCATAAAAAAAGATGGAGATGTATCCATTAAAGAAGTAAATCCGACAAGAGAAATTAAGCAATGCTCTTTTGAAAGAATTTATTTTGCAAGACCCGGAGACAAAGACATCTACGCAGAAAGAAAAAATTTAGGAAGAAACCTTGTACAGGATACCTTAAAACAAATTGATGGTAGTATAGATGATGCAGTCTTTACTTATATACCGAATTCGGCTGAAGTATCATTTTTTGGATTGATGAAGGGATTAGAAAAACATCACAATCAATTAAAATTTGAGGAAATAAAAGCTAAAGGAAGTAACATCAGTGATGAAGAACTCCAAGCTATATTAGCCAAAAGGGCAAGAGTTGAGAAAATTGCCATCAAGGATACCAAACTGAGAACATTTATTTCACAGGATGATGGAAGAGATGACTTGGTAGCGCATGTATATGATATAACTTACGGAACAGTAAGAAAAGGAGAAGACAATCTGGTTGTAATTGATGATTCAATTGTAAGAGGGACAACATTGAAAAAATCAATC
It contains:
- a CDS encoding response regulator transcription factor; the protein is MKKILLVEDEESLINVLELNLELENYKVVIARDGEEALSLFNDSIDLVILDVMLPKLNGFDVCSKIRESSLVPIIITSAKGTSTDRITGLKLGADDYLVKPFNLEELLLRMGKLLDRPVANNEIDNFTFGDNQINFKTYEIVGQNGSAIISKREMELLKLLIDRKNEVVSRDEILDHVWGEDNFPTSRTIDNYILNFRKYFEKDQRNPQYFKSLRGVGYKFVSK
- the frr gene encoding ribosome recycling factor, whose amino-acid sequence is MEEEIQMLLDEAKAGNKKSLEHLAIELEKIRAGRATPSMLDSVQVEAYGAMTPINQVANVNTLDARTITVQPWDKSMLDEISTGIINANLGLNPQNNGEMIIINVPALTEDRRKELVKKARAEGENAKVSIRNNRKEANDYAKKLKDDGLSEDRVKDIEDEIQTLTDSSVKKVDELIDKKESDIMKV
- the rplM gene encoding 50S ribosomal protein L13, which produces MDTLSYKTVSANKETADKKWLIVDAEGQKLGRLASKVAFLIRGKHKPNFTPHADCGDNVIVINAEKVELSGNKLEVKEYIRHTGYPGGQRVLTAKEIQAKYPERLIEKAVKGMLPKNKLGSALYRNLKVYVGTEHGQEAQKPETVNLDSIK
- the pyrH gene encoding UMP kinase — its product is MYKRVLLKLSGEALMGQKQFGIDNDRLAEYAKDIKELYDEKIEIAIVIGGGNIFRGVQAAEGGMDRTQGDYMGMLATMINSMALQAALEKEGIYTRLQSAIEMKEIAEPFIKRRAVRHLEKRRVVIFGAGTGSPYFTTDSAAALRAIEVEADVILKGTRVDGIYSDDPEKNPNATKFENLTFEDAYSQGLNVMDLTAFTLCRENNVPVIVFDMNKKGNLKKVVMGEKIGTLVTV
- the rpsB gene encoding 30S ribosomal protein S2, which encodes MARATFEELLEAGVHFGHLKRKWNPYMAPYIFTEKKGIHIIDLNKTAAQLDQACAAMKQIAKSGKKILFVATKKQAKDILEERVKPTRMPYITERWSGGMLTNFGTIRKAIRKMHSIDKMEEDGTMSTLSKRERLQMSRTRAKLDKNYGSIAEMTRIPAAVFVIDVLKEHIAVAEAKKLGIPTFAMVDTNSDPRSIDFVIPANDDATKSIAKILDKVTEAIQEGLEERKNSKDKVKSEKEESAKTAEAAESDNA
- a CDS encoding amidophosphoribosyltransferase, yielding MSDPIKHECGIALLRLKKPLQFYLEKYGTAFYGLNKMYLLMEKQHNRGQDGAGLANIKFDVEPGQRYISRYRSIDQQPIQDIFKHVNKRFNEIEDEDPKLLKDINYLKLNAGFTGELFLGHLRYGTFGRNSIESCHPFLRQNNWKTRNLIVAGNFNLTNNDELFEVLLKLGQHPKEKADTVTVLEKIGHFLDEENSELYNQYKPEGYSNRDVYNLIAQNLDIQKILKRSSEVWDGGYAICGLLGHGDAFVLRDPNGIRPTFYYEDDEIVVVTSERPAIQTAFNVAIEDVKELTPGHAIIIKKDGDVSIKEVNPTREIKQCSFERIYFARPGDKDIYAERKNLGRNLVQDTLKQIDGSIDDAVFTYIPNSAEVSFFGLMKGLEKHHNQLKFEEIKAKGSNISDEELQAILAKRARVEKIAIKDTKLRTFISQDDGRDDLVAHVYDITYGTVRKGEDNLVVIDDSIVRGTTLKKSILRILDRLGPKRIVVVSSAPQIRYPDCYGIDMARMGDFIAFEAAITLLKENGKEHIIDEVYQKCKQNESIKKEEAVNHVKEIYAPFTADEISAKIAKLLTPEGINAEVRIVYQSIENLHKAIPNHTGDWYFTGNYPTAGGNKVVNKAFINYVEGIAERPY
- the rpsI gene encoding 30S ribosomal protein S9 codes for the protein MSVINTLGRRKSSVARVYLSKGKGNITVNKRDVKDYFATAVLLEKVNQPFNVTETLGQYDVKINVAGGGVNGQAEAIRLGISRALVEANPDFKPALKAEGLMTRDPRMVERKKPGQKKARKKFQFSKR
- a CDS encoding tetratricopeptide repeat protein, with the translated sequence MKKQNYKSLAAIAVSAVALTGCKLIGDLDYTVTPNPVEMHGDSVEVSIAVKIPEKGLNKKATAEITPKLGNTAFKTIYIQGEKATGNGQTIPLKAGGTVNYTDVVPYTGDMEHADLTIGGVAKKGKKEIDIESEKIADGTIVTPLLVQPDDKALVGVDNFVRTTEETYQAQINYLKGKHDVRSSELKENDIKEFVTWFEDAQVNPKKSPKYITFTAYASPEGEIDKNATLAEDRAKSGNAATVKLVEKAKFENTAGESFYKENPKGEDWEGFKKAVNESDLEDKELILRVLQMYSDPAQREAEIKKMAQTYRKLEKDILPPLRRCQMIVTWDKIGWSDEELKELSKTKPDTLTVEELLFTATLYEDLSEKMRVYNLVVQYYPEDWRGPNNVGYVYYMQNDLNNAKSNWEKANGINENPVTLNNLGIVARQNGDRDKASELYNSAVSAGSEVKYNLGIIDIQNGDYAEAIGNMGDNKTFNKALAQVLNKDYSAALETVDASADAESAMGYYLKAIIGARQDNLDMVVNNLKSCFAKDSSMKAKAAQDREFIKFFENASFTNVVK
- the tsf gene encoding translation elongation factor Ts, translated to MKITASQVNALRQKTGAGMMDCKKALVEANGDEQAAIDILRKKGQKVAAKRGENETKEGLVIAKVTNGEGVILSLSCETDFVAKNEDFYALVDSLVNCAANSSAQTADDLLNEKFDDKLTVGEKITEQIGVIGEKLEISNFDRVKAEAVVAYNHPGNQIASIVGLNKAGDVAEDAGRQVAMQVAAMAPLALNKDGIDQETIDREIEVGKELAIQEGKPAEMAEKIAMGRLNKFFKENTLLSQDFIKDNKMSVEQFLNQSENGLTVTEFKRVALK
- the folK gene encoding 2-amino-4-hydroxy-6-hydroxymethyldihydropteridine diphosphokinase, producing the protein MAAKIAISLLSAAVNELEVYISVGSNQGDSIKIMEQAYDLINERVGEIVLKSSFYETEPWGFDAEQNFINSVIKIKSTTSPEKILEKLLEIERVFGRIRSGKNGYESRPLDLDIVDVKGVVKTTQSLDIPHPRMHERGFVLLPLLEIDPLWKHPVIGKGVKELVSELKDDLSVCKVETN